The Candidatus Nitrosymbiomonas proteolyticus genome has a segment encoding these proteins:
- a CDS encoding cytochrome c biogenesis factor, which yields MTWRLSSVFLLLFSFAAFSLAVPTLFVVQLVSPESAEAPVDVPAASALAAHIDDDGRVFPIIWSLTDPIFRAAVDNGTLKNLPERPDRDSALRAAQTLKAQYTLIFTARTREGHVEFEAWLFEGRRQVWTDKRELVSSGTGNDLSNALDTVGRTYAMLLGAGPFKNLPQQRKIATPDPGSGQRPNVSLDPGSLEDDAGKELVAEAAKQIKAGKFALGINLLRDCVDLAPFDITRRKALCVALLGAQLNLEAAREARLASEMFPQDIELRVISARGWLGASNQTEALTDLNEAIARKPESPETRLLLGEVQLLRGRPDFALEHYDAALAAQPTAEGYFQRAIAHLLLRDSESAEKDLSRRAELEPVAEPDVQSARYLFVIRLAEPGASNLGERMRSLIQAARLDPGSQAVLAELRALAELSGRWNLLIDHASPPAQHLRSHELRRLALKLLAKALSEIQLHLNAPSGDALVEATIDLGECLSSFEEARAAFARENAS from the coding sequence GTGACTTGGAGGCTCTCCAGCGTCTTTCTCCTTCTCTTCTCTTTCGCAGCCTTTTCGCTCGCCGTCCCCACGCTCTTCGTCGTCCAACTCGTCAGCCCCGAGTCTGCGGAAGCTCCTGTCGACGTACCTGCTGCGAGCGCTCTTGCGGCCCACATCGACGACGACGGCAGGGTTTTCCCCATCATTTGGAGCCTCACTGACCCGATTTTTCGCGCCGCGGTTGACAACGGAACGCTGAAGAACCTTCCCGAGCGCCCCGACCGGGACTCGGCTCTCCGCGCGGCGCAAACCCTGAAAGCTCAATACACCCTCATTTTCACCGCTCGGACGCGGGAAGGACATGTCGAGTTCGAGGCATGGTTGTTTGAGGGCCGCCGCCAGGTGTGGACGGACAAGCGGGAACTCGTGTCGTCCGGGACGGGGAACGATCTCAGCAACGCGCTCGATACGGTCGGAAGAACTTACGCGATGCTCTTGGGGGCGGGCCCCTTCAAGAACCTCCCTCAGCAGCGAAAAATCGCGACTCCCGACCCTGGGAGCGGGCAGAGGCCCAACGTGAGCCTCGATCCTGGGTCGCTCGAAGACGACGCAGGCAAGGAGCTTGTGGCCGAGGCTGCCAAGCAGATCAAGGCCGGAAAGTTCGCCCTCGGAATCAACTTGCTCCGCGACTGCGTGGACCTTGCGCCCTTCGATATCACGCGGCGCAAAGCGCTCTGTGTCGCGCTCCTCGGGGCGCAACTCAACCTCGAAGCGGCGCGGGAAGCCCGATTGGCTTCGGAGATGTTTCCTCAGGATATTGAGCTTCGGGTGATCTCGGCCCGCGGATGGCTCGGGGCGAGCAACCAAACGGAAGCGCTTACCGACCTGAACGAAGCGATCGCGCGCAAGCCGGAAAGCCCTGAGACGCGCCTGCTGCTCGGCGAGGTTCAGTTGCTTCGCGGCCGGCCCGATTTCGCCCTCGAACACTACGACGCGGCCCTCGCTGCTCAACCGACGGCGGAGGGGTACTTTCAGCGAGCGATCGCCCACCTCCTGCTCCGGGACTCGGAATCGGCCGAGAAGGACCTCTCGCGGCGCGCCGAGTTGGAGCCTGTGGCCGAGCCCGACGTTCAGAGCGCTCGCTACCTGTTTGTCATCCGGCTTGCCGAACCTGGCGCTTCGAACCTGGGCGAGAGGATGAGGTCGCTCATTCAGGCCGCGAGGCTGGACCCTGGTTCTCAAGCCGTGCTCGCCGAATTGCGAGCTCTGGCGGAGTTGAGCGGTCGCTGGAACCTCCTCATCGACCACGCATCGCCCCCCGCGCAACACCTGCGATCCCACGAGTTGCGCCGATTGGCATTGAAGTTGCTGGCAAAAGCTCTCAGCGAGATTCAACTCCACTTGAACGCTCCTTCCGGGGACGCTTTGGTGGAGGCGACGATCGACCTGGGTGAATGCTTGAGCAGCTTCGAAGAAGCCCGCGCTGCGTTCGCCCGAGAGAACGCAAGTTAG
- a CDS encoding peptide ABC transporter permease, with the protein MKRFDPMFWFGVSFLTLLVLVAVFGPMGSAGHNAIVADPYLGPSAQHWMGTDELGRDIFKRIAYGARLSLMIGLSVQALSLLIGITAGMIGSFGPKWLRVMVLRFTDGMFAFPDILLAILIIGVWKTGVEPVIVALAVTSWPGITRLVVTQVASLRDREYVVASNAMGASTPYVVIRHILPQMWGVLLAVAMVDLAGTILAESTLSFLGIGVQAPDPSWGSMIEKGRFEMTSNPMLLLWPCLVLSTTIFALNFVGDGIRAALDPRRKS; encoded by the coding sequence TTGAAGCGGTTCGACCCGATGTTCTGGTTCGGCGTGAGCTTCCTCACGCTGCTGGTGCTCGTCGCCGTGTTTGGACCGATGGGGTCTGCGGGCCACAACGCCATCGTGGCCGACCCGTACCTTGGCCCTTCGGCGCAGCACTGGATGGGCACGGACGAGCTCGGACGGGACATTTTCAAACGGATCGCCTACGGCGCCCGGCTTTCGCTGATGATCGGGCTTTCGGTCCAGGCCCTGAGCCTCTTGATCGGGATCACGGCAGGGATGATCGGGTCGTTCGGCCCGAAATGGCTCCGCGTCATGGTGTTGCGATTCACCGATGGGATGTTCGCCTTTCCCGACATTCTGCTGGCGATCCTGATCATCGGAGTTTGGAAGACGGGTGTGGAGCCGGTCATCGTCGCGCTTGCAGTGACCTCGTGGCCGGGGATCACGCGCTTGGTCGTGACGCAGGTCGCCTCTCTGCGCGACCGCGAATACGTCGTCGCCTCCAACGCGATGGGCGCTTCAACTCCCTACGTTGTGATCCGGCACATCCTCCCGCAAATGTGGGGCGTGCTGCTAGCCGTCGCCATGGTCGATCTTGCCGGAACGATCCTGGCCGAGAGCACGCTTAGCTTCCTCGGCATCGGCGTTCAGGCACCCGACCCAAGTTGGGGGAGCATGATCGAGAAGGGCCGGTTTGAGATGACCTCGAACCCGATGCTGCTGCTGTGGCCCTGTCTCGTGCTGAGCACCACGATCTTCGCTCTCAACTTCGTAGGCGACGGTATTCGGGCCGCGCTCGACCCGCGCCGGAAGTCGTAG
- a CDS encoding peptidyl-prolyl cis-trans isomerase cyclophilin type, protein MTFVRSLLGLIAAIAALLVASGSGGFDPRGPTLLRLEIEARGNVDILLHTAEAPKTTAHIAALVERGFYNGQRFFKVVTSPRPYLVQTGDPASRDATKLDDPTMGTGGSGTKVPYESSGFSNVMGAVGLSTPPNDRNGGDSQFYILLDNAKFLDGSYTVFGKVQSGMDVVKSIRKGDKIVAARIVRS, encoded by the coding sequence ATGACGTTCGTTCGTTCGTTGTTAGGACTGATAGCTGCAATCGCGGCGCTCCTCGTCGCGTCGGGCAGCGGCGGGTTCGACCCTCGAGGCCCCACCCTGTTGCGACTCGAAATCGAAGCGCGGGGCAATGTGGATATCCTGCTGCACACCGCCGAGGCGCCCAAGACGACCGCCCACATCGCCGCCTTGGTGGAGCGTGGCTTTTACAACGGGCAGCGCTTCTTCAAGGTCGTGACCTCGCCTAGGCCCTACCTGGTTCAAACAGGAGACCCCGCAAGCCGGGACGCCACCAAGCTCGACGACCCCACGATGGGAACGGGCGGAAGCGGAACCAAGGTTCCCTACGAGAGTTCCGGTTTTTCGAACGTGATGGGCGCGGTGGGGCTTTCAACGCCGCCCAACGATCGCAATGGGGGCGACAGCCAGTTCTACATTCTGCTCGACAACGCCAAGTTTCTCGACGGCAGCTATACGGTTTTCGGCAAGGTCCAGTCCGGGATGGACGTTGTGAAGTCGATTCGCAAAGGCGACAAGATCGTCGCGGCGCGCATCGTCCGAAGCTGA
- a CDS encoding glutamate--tRNA ligase, whose product MSVRVRYAPSPTGSPHVGNVRTALYCHLFARRHGGIHILRIEDTDRARFVPGCEEEIVESIQWLGIEWQEGPDKGGPHAPYRQSERSEAGIYRQHVERLIELGHAYPAFDTPEELEEMRLSQQLNRQPIGYFGGLWREAGPDQAAAAKKEGRPYVIRLRMPRDKTLVCHDAIRGRIEFDSNTVDDPVLVKADGMPTYHCAAMIDDHLMGITHVFRGEEWIGSVAKHVWLFEALGWEPPVWVHVPVILGKDGKKLSKRHGDTRCLDYRAAGYCPEALANFVALIGWAPGGDVELMSMEEMCAAFDIDGLQPSPGVFDPEKLNWMNGHYIRQLSEERLAEAVQTYLSLPDTADYWLQEEYAGRPTGEALLLLSNTLRTQPELAQQALALEQPRVVTLADFGEACAFFFQEEPPMDEAAVQKWFGQSHVPELLNSLVDWLFPFAESPNSGPRAEECEAFLRTWAQDHGFEKLGPIVHPTRVALTGKTVGPGLFELMAVLGPARMIQRARRAREFLW is encoded by the coding sequence ATGTCGGTACGCGTTCGCTACGCTCCAAGTCCCACGGGAAGCCCCCACGTCGGAAACGTCCGGACGGCGCTTTATTGCCATCTTTTCGCGCGGCGGCACGGAGGAATCCACATCCTTCGCATTGAAGACACGGACCGCGCGAGGTTCGTGCCTGGCTGCGAAGAGGAGATCGTCGAGAGCATCCAATGGCTGGGCATCGAGTGGCAAGAGGGGCCGGACAAAGGGGGGCCTCACGCGCCCTACCGCCAATCGGAGCGCTCCGAGGCCGGAATCTACCGCCAACACGTCGAACGCCTCATCGAACTCGGCCACGCCTACCCGGCCTTCGACACTCCCGAAGAACTCGAGGAGATGCGCCTTTCGCAGCAACTCAACCGCCAACCGATCGGTTACTTTGGCGGCCTCTGGAGGGAGGCGGGGCCCGACCAAGCCGCCGCCGCTAAGAAAGAGGGCAGGCCCTACGTGATCCGCCTGAGAATGCCCCGCGACAAGACCCTGGTCTGCCACGATGCGATTCGCGGAAGGATCGAATTCGATTCAAACACCGTAGACGATCCCGTGTTGGTCAAGGCCGACGGGATGCCCACTTACCACTGCGCGGCGATGATCGACGATCATCTCATGGGGATCACCCACGTCTTCCGGGGGGAGGAGTGGATTGGGAGCGTCGCCAAGCACGTGTGGCTCTTCGAAGCTCTGGGCTGGGAACCCCCGGTTTGGGTGCATGTGCCCGTCATTCTGGGCAAAGACGGCAAGAAGCTCAGCAAACGGCACGGGGACACGCGATGTCTCGACTATCGCGCGGCGGGGTATTGCCCTGAGGCGCTGGCGAACTTCGTGGCGCTCATCGGCTGGGCGCCGGGGGGTGACGTGGAGCTCATGTCGATGGAGGAGATGTGCGCGGCGTTCGATATCGACGGCCTCCAGCCCTCGCCTGGAGTCTTCGACCCCGAGAAGCTCAACTGGATGAACGGCCATTACATTCGCCAGCTTTCCGAAGAACGTCTGGCCGAGGCGGTTCAGACCTACCTCTCGTTGCCAGACACAGCCGACTACTGGCTCCAAGAGGAGTACGCCGGCAGACCAACTGGGGAGGCGCTGTTGCTCCTATCCAACACCCTGCGGACTCAACCGGAACTGGCCCAACAGGCATTGGCGCTCGAACAGCCTCGCGTCGTGACTCTCGCCGATTTCGGCGAGGCCTGCGCGTTCTTCTTTCAAGAGGAGCCGCCGATGGACGAAGCCGCCGTGCAGAAGTGGTTCGGGCAATCCCATGTGCCTGAACTTCTCAATAGCCTCGTCGATTGGTTGTTCCCGTTCGCCGAGAGCCCGAATTCCGGCCCGAGGGCCGAAGAATGCGAGGCCTTTCTTAGGACCTGGGCGCAAGATCATGGTTTCGAGAAGCTCGGTCCCATCGTTCATCCCACACGCGTCGCGCTCACCGGCAAGACCGTGGGTCCGGGACTGTTTGAATTGATGGCCGTGCTCGGACCTGCGAGAATGATCCAGCGGGCTCGTCGAGCCAGGGAGTTCTTGTGGTGA
- a CDS encoding ribonuclease: MSVSIRFCGAARTVTGSRHLITLGKRRILVDCGLFQGSSEIRRRNWEPFPVPPDKIDAVVLTHAHLDHIGYLPRLVREGYSGPIYATHATVALARISMPDSGRLQLEQARFLNKKRLTRHDPALPLYTEADAFACLKQFVAVPYGKFHELPGKAIWRYLPAGHILGSAFAEVYFPNGERILMSGDLGRYDTPILKDPACVDHAEYLVLESTYGNRIHSNENVEEKLARVLGQAVRESRCLLVPSFSIGRTQEMLYYIKRVQASEGFSRLPIFLDSPMASDTTIRYLEHTEEHDIETRIAIGQNDNPIAPANLHYVADYRESKKLNTREGPFVVIAGSGMCTGGRIVHHLANRLGRSDTTVLFTGYQAEGTLGRQILERNPVVRVLGQEIQVKATIEKLNALSAHADQAEILKWLGCFQAPPRRTFIVHGEPESQETLRDKIVEELGWEVVIPEHLQQFDL, translated from the coding sequence ATGTCCGTTAGCATCCGATTTTGCGGCGCGGCCCGAACCGTGACCGGTTCTCGGCACCTGATTACCCTGGGCAAGCGCCGAATCTTGGTTGACTGCGGGCTGTTTCAAGGCAGCTCGGAGATTCGAAGAAGGAACTGGGAGCCGTTTCCGGTTCCGCCCGACAAGATCGACGCCGTGGTCCTGACCCACGCCCACCTCGACCACATCGGATATCTGCCGCGGTTGGTTCGCGAAGGCTACTCAGGTCCGATCTACGCGACCCACGCGACGGTCGCGCTCGCGCGGATCAGTATGCCGGACTCGGGGCGACTTCAACTCGAGCAGGCCCGATTTCTCAACAAAAAGCGCTTGACCAGGCACGATCCTGCACTCCCGCTTTACACGGAAGCCGACGCCTTCGCTTGCCTCAAGCAGTTCGTCGCCGTCCCTTACGGTAAGTTCCACGAGCTTCCGGGTAAGGCGATCTGGCGCTACTTGCCTGCAGGGCACATTTTGGGCTCCGCTTTTGCCGAGGTGTACTTTCCCAACGGGGAGCGAATCCTCATGTCCGGGGACCTGGGGAGGTACGACACGCCTATCCTCAAGGACCCCGCATGCGTCGATCACGCCGAGTACCTTGTGCTCGAAAGTACCTACGGGAATCGAATCCACTCGAACGAAAACGTCGAGGAGAAGCTCGCGCGGGTGCTCGGGCAGGCTGTCCGCGAAAGCCGATGCCTGCTCGTCCCGAGCTTCTCGATTGGCCGAACTCAGGAAATGCTCTACTACATCAAGCGGGTGCAAGCGTCCGAGGGGTTCTCCAGGCTGCCGATCTTTCTCGACAGTCCGATGGCCAGCGACACCACCATCCGATACCTCGAACATACCGAAGAGCACGACATCGAGACTCGAATCGCGATCGGCCAGAACGACAACCCCATCGCGCCCGCCAATTTGCACTACGTCGCCGATTACCGGGAGTCCAAGAAACTCAACACACGTGAGGGGCCGTTCGTCGTGATCGCCGGAAGCGGGATGTGTACGGGGGGCCGAATCGTCCACCATCTGGCCAACCGACTGGGTCGGTCCGATACGACCGTCCTCTTCACCGGGTATCAGGCGGAAGGAACTCTCGGACGCCAGATTCTGGAAAGAAACCCTGTGGTTCGGGTTCTGGGGCAAGAAATTCAAGTGAAAGCAACGATCGAAAAGCTCAACGCCCTCTCCGCCCATGCCGACCAAGCCGAGATCCTCAAGTGGCTGGGCTGCTTTCAGGCCCCACCTCGAAGGACCTTCATCGTTCACGGTGAACCCGAATCTCAGGAAACGCTCCGGGATAAGATCGTCGAAGAGTTGGGCTGGGAAGTCGTGATTCCCGAACATCTGCAGCAGTTTGACCTTTGA
- a CDS encoding tetratricopeptide repeat protein translates to MFGGIAGCTFMSMVICSHCQTANSLDSHFCRQCGKEVPEAERQQAQAKLAELISEGYKAFSEGRTDEALLISENALGSEPSNANALSLKGMCFERNKRYAEALECFEQVVRQNPDSALDRIKVTHLRNTISAKLVEEPQAPDKRRILLASISATVLVVASGIAIGGFANWGDPDAGKRTAELSKPQPNPFDLDSRLAAGGGASTSNSGESPAAQPQGGSGSGSEATGSALPPSGRQVPGISGSRTPPWQPPELGAGVVVRPEGAIPGGSDSGAATGGGSGTLPNVGGSTGGNAGSNRGPDSLDPGFGAQSPPDTGIIDIRVSKPDITGGGQSVDPQTSRNQAEALLRTARDLFLAGKFADAARTYEAALRAGSDPASTNQRLAQCYAKLGRKSDALNAYTKAIASYESQIANGTGNASVLKASLDACKQSLLVLRGGG, encoded by the coding sequence TTGTTCGGGGGCATCGCGGGGTGTACGTTCATGAGCATGGTGATTTGCAGCCACTGTCAGACGGCTAACAGCTTGGATTCCCACTTTTGCAGGCAGTGCGGCAAGGAGGTCCCGGAGGCTGAGCGCCAGCAAGCGCAAGCGAAGCTCGCCGAGTTGATTTCGGAGGGGTATAAGGCTTTCAGCGAGGGGCGAACGGACGAAGCGCTCCTGATTTCGGAGAACGCCCTTGGCTCGGAGCCTTCGAACGCGAACGCGCTCTCGCTTAAGGGGATGTGTTTCGAGCGTAACAAGCGGTATGCGGAGGCGCTCGAGTGCTTTGAGCAGGTCGTCCGGCAGAACCCCGATTCCGCGCTCGACCGCATCAAAGTCACGCACCTTCGCAACACGATTTCCGCCAAGTTGGTGGAGGAGCCGCAAGCTCCCGACAAGCGACGGATTCTGCTGGCCTCGATCTCCGCGACGGTCCTTGTCGTCGCAAGCGGAATCGCGATCGGCGGATTTGCCAATTGGGGCGACCCGGATGCAGGCAAGCGGACGGCAGAACTCAGTAAGCCCCAGCCCAACCCGTTCGACCTCGATTCAAGGCTTGCGGCCGGGGGCGGCGCTTCGACTTCCAATTCCGGCGAAAGCCCGGCGGCCCAACCCCAAGGCGGCTCAGGTTCAGGGAGCGAAGCGACGGGAAGCGCGCTTCCGCCTTCGGGCAGGCAGGTTCCGGGAATCAGCGGCTCGCGGACTCCACCTTGGCAGCCCCCCGAACTGGGCGCGGGGGTCGTCGTTCGGCCGGAGGGCGCGATTCCCGGTGGATCGGATTCGGGCGCAGCGACAGGAGGCGGATCGGGGACTTTACCGAACGTCGGAGGCAGCACAGGCGGCAACGCGGGATCGAACCGCGGGCCCGACTCGCTCGATCCGGGTTTCGGCGCTCAATCGCCGCCAGATACGGGCATTATCGACATTCGGGTGAGCAAGCCGGACATAACCGGGGGCGGGCAATCGGTCGACCCCCAGACGAGCCGGAATCAAGCGGAGGCGCTGCTGCGGACCGCGCGCGATTTGTTCCTTGCCGGCAAGTTCGCGGACGCCGCAAGAACCTACGAAGCGGCTCTTCGCGCTGGATCGGACCCCGCGTCGACGAACCAGCGACTTGCCCAATGTTACGCGAAGCTGGGAAGGAAATCCGACGCCCTCAACGCCTACACAAAGGCGATCGCATCGTATGAAAGCCAGATTGCGAACGGTACGGGCAACGCGTCGGTGTTGAAGGCCTCGTTGGATGCCTGCAAGCAGTCGTTGCTGGTGCTGCGTGGCGGAGGATAG
- a CDS encoding ABC-type dipeptide/oligopeptide/nickel transport system, permease component, with translation MRLARAILLRLLYGLLSLLFVSLVTFVADEIAPGDAVTVIAGDKASPETKARIREKFGLNDPPVERYFRFLAGAVRLDFGDSYHGVQEPVIDIIERNLPNTVRVALMAILLAAIVGITLGTLAAVYENRAADRAVLTLSTLGVTLPNFVLAPILVYVFAIQLDVLPQNWSVNRVADDIYYLILPVVILSARPMATLTRLTRASMVETLKQEFIKLAIAKGVSPTRLVLQHALRNAILPVITAIGTSFGFLLTGSFVVERYFTMPGIGREAIEAIQQSNTPVIQACILITGVMFIGVNLLVDLLLPLLDPRIRESQV, from the coding sequence GTGCGATTGGCGCGCGCCATCTTGCTGAGGCTGCTGTACGGGCTTTTGAGCCTGCTTTTTGTGTCGCTCGTAACCTTCGTCGCCGACGAGATCGCACCGGGCGACGCCGTCACGGTGATCGCCGGCGACAAGGCCAGCCCAGAAACCAAGGCGCGCATTCGAGAGAAATTTGGGCTCAATGATCCCCCGGTCGAGCGGTACTTTCGGTTTCTTGCGGGCGCGGTCCGGCTCGATTTTGGGGATAGCTACCATGGCGTTCAGGAACCCGTCATCGACATCATCGAGCGCAACCTCCCGAACACGGTGCGAGTGGCGCTCATGGCCATCTTGCTCGCCGCCATCGTAGGCATCACGTTGGGAACGCTCGCAGCGGTGTATGAGAACCGCGCGGCAGATCGAGCAGTTCTCACCCTCAGTACGCTAGGGGTGACCCTACCCAACTTCGTTCTCGCGCCCATTCTCGTGTACGTCTTCGCGATTCAGTTGGACGTATTGCCTCAGAACTGGAGCGTGAACCGGGTCGCCGACGACATCTACTACCTGATTCTCCCCGTGGTGATCCTCTCCGCCCGGCCGATGGCGACTCTCACAAGGCTGACGCGGGCCTCGATGGTCGAGACCCTCAAGCAGGAGTTCATCAAGCTCGCGATCGCGAAGGGAGTATCGCCGACCCGTCTCGTACTTCAGCACGCGCTTCGGAACGCGATCCTGCCCGTCATCACGGCCATTGGAACGAGCTTCGGGTTTCTCCTCACGGGCTCCTTCGTCGTCGAGCGGTACTTTACGATGCCGGGGATCGGCCGCGAAGCGATCGAAGCGATTCAACAGAGCAACACCCCGGTGATCCAGGCCTGCATCCTGATCACGGGGGTCATGTTCATTGGCGTGAACCTACTCGTCGACCTCTTGTTGCCGCTCTTGGACCCCCGCATTCGGGAGAGCCAAGTTTGA
- a CDS encoding TM2 domain-containing protein → MAEWYYVGHYGQLGPLTRDQIDELIVAGVISRETYMWRTGMTDWVPASSILEIQSVFDSFQPVVAPPPPPTSPLHRAETAPAAPPSGSTFHQPYGTFSPSAYASLTPAGYGYPAIRSDRSRLVAGILQILLPGVGRMYLGYVAIGVLQLIILIPTCFIGWLWSIIDGVLILSGFTKLDGYGRVLES, encoded by the coding sequence GTGGCAGAGTGGTACTACGTAGGACATTACGGGCAGTTGGGCCCACTCACTCGCGATCAGATCGATGAATTGATCGTGGCCGGCGTGATTTCGCGCGAAACCTACATGTGGCGCACGGGCATGACGGACTGGGTCCCGGCGTCGTCGATCCTCGAAATCCAATCGGTTTTCGATTCCTTTCAACCCGTTGTGGCTCCGCCCCCGCCGCCGACGAGTCCGCTCCACCGGGCGGAGACGGCTCCTGCCGCCCCCCCGTCGGGTTCGACGTTCCACCAGCCCTACGGCACGTTTTCACCTTCGGCGTATGCCTCCCTCACGCCCGCGGGGTACGGCTATCCCGCGATTCGGAGTGACCGAAGCCGGTTGGTCGCGGGCATCCTGCAGATTCTGCTGCCGGGTGTGGGGCGGATGTACCTTGGGTATGTGGCGATTGGCGTCCTCCAACTCATCATATTGATTCCGACCTGCTTCATCGGTTGGCTCTGGTCGATCATCGACGGGGTGCTGATTCTTTCGGGCTTCACCAAACTCGACGGTTACGGTAGAGTGCTCGAAAGCTGA
- a CDS encoding metal dependent amidohydrolases yields MNPSLEMNPERLYCDFTWTPTGERQNLWVREGKVIERGPNVQAPEGVERISLKGKWVLPRFVDAHCHILPAGLDLLRIPVEDFTSRNDLLEHLRECGRDLPEGQWLVGVHYDQNRFSDGLHLTRTELDQIAGDRPAILRHSSGHASVANSAALQAAGVAEDEKDPQGGAYVRDASGRLSGVLLEAAHERVISAVPKPSVDEAAEAIYAAAESMGRWGIGRAADMMTGERGLEFELEAYKKAIELGAPVRIRLYVLWSKVFGPKGIGARAVEEINRSLDPSRLRIAGVKIFADGAISSGTAAIYGRFGADPSAENEPTNEGVLMYPPERLHAMIREAHEADLPLAIHSIGDRSTDLVMDAFEQLGDASAHRIEHAMMLSDLQIERLARIGCRVTMQPEFLVRIGHAYQRQLGPERTSRLKRCRSVVDAGLRLSLNSDRPVVPGDPWVGVYAASQRPEGFDPAENLSLEESIAAYTAAGAEACGDDGQLGAGLLPGQWAEMQVYDQRPAPGCEPLPGPL; encoded by the coding sequence ATGAACCCTTCCTTAGAAATGAACCCGGAACGACTTTATTGCGACTTCACCTGGACCCCGACGGGGGAACGGCAAAACCTATGGGTCCGCGAAGGGAAGGTGATCGAACGAGGGCCCAATGTCCAAGCGCCCGAAGGGGTCGAGCGGATCAGCCTGAAAGGGAAGTGGGTCTTGCCCAGGTTTGTCGACGCCCACTGCCACATACTGCCTGCGGGCTTGGACCTCTTGCGGATTCCGGTCGAAGACTTCACCTCCCGAAACGACCTCCTCGAACACCTGCGCGAATGTGGCCGCGACCTTCCGGAAGGGCAGTGGCTGGTCGGCGTTCATTACGATCAGAACCGCTTCTCTGACGGGCTTCACCTCACGCGAACCGAGCTCGACCAAATCGCGGGGGATCGACCCGCCATCCTCAGGCACTCGAGCGGCCATGCCAGCGTCGCCAACTCGGCCGCGCTCCAAGCAGCCGGAGTCGCCGAAGACGAAAAGGACCCCCAGGGGGGAGCGTACGTCCGGGACGCCTCGGGAAGGCTTTCCGGCGTGCTCCTCGAAGCCGCCCACGAACGCGTCATTTCCGCCGTCCCCAAGCCATCGGTCGATGAGGCTGCCGAAGCCATCTACGCGGCGGCCGAGAGCATGGGCCGATGGGGGATCGGCAGGGCGGCGGACATGATGACCGGCGAGAGGGGATTGGAGTTCGAACTCGAGGCCTACAAGAAAGCCATCGAACTCGGCGCGCCCGTTCGGATCAGGCTGTACGTCCTCTGGTCCAAGGTGTTCGGGCCCAAGGGAATCGGCGCAAGGGCGGTCGAGGAGATCAATCGGTCGCTCGATCCCTCTCGGCTGAGAATCGCCGGCGTGAAGATATTCGCCGATGGAGCGATCAGTTCAGGAACGGCCGCAATTTACGGCCGGTTTGGGGCGGACCCGTCGGCAGAAAACGAGCCTACGAATGAAGGCGTGTTGATGTATCCTCCTGAGCGGCTTCACGCGATGATTCGCGAAGCGCACGAGGCAGATCTCCCGCTCGCCATCCACTCCATTGGCGATCGGTCGACCGATCTCGTCATGGACGCCTTCGAACAGCTTGGCGATGCCTCAGCGCACCGAATCGAACACGCCATGATGCTCTCGGACCTGCAAATCGAGCGTCTAGCGAGGATCGGTTGCCGCGTCACGATGCAGCCGGAGTTCCTTGTTCGGATCGGCCATGCCTACCAACGGCAGCTCGGGCCTGAAAGGACCTCGCGCCTGAAGCGGTGTCGATCGGTCGTCGATGCCGGCCTGCGGCTCAGCCTCAATTCAGACCGGCCCGTCGTCCCGGGAGACCCGTGGGTCGGCGTTTATGCCGCCTCCCAACGGCCGGAGGGCTTCGACCCCGCGGAGAACCTCTCCCTGGAGGAATCGATCGCCGCTTACACCGCTGCGGGCGCCGAAGCGTGTGGAGACGATGGGCAACTGGGAGCGGGTCTGCTTCCCGGCCAGTGGGCCGAGATGCAGGTGTACGATCAGCGTCCCGCGCCGGGGTGCGAACCGCTTCCCGGCCCACTATAG